From a single Helicovermis profundi genomic region:
- the rpsO gene encoding 30S ribosomal protein S15, with amino-acid sequence MTKITKTEIMKEYATKEGDTGSPEVQVAVLTAKINELNEHLKIHKKDHHSRLGLLKMVGKRRNLLKYLKSKNIERYRTLIARLGLRK; translated from the coding sequence ATGACTAAAATTACAAAAACAGAAATTATGAAAGAATATGCTACTAAAGAAGGAGATACAGGTTCTCCAGAAGTTCAAGTTGCGGTATTAACTGCAAAGATCAATGAACTTAATGAGCATTTAAAAATTCATAAAAAAGATCATCATTCAAGACTTGGATTATTAAAAATGGTTGGTAAGAGAAGAAACTTACTTAAATATTTAAAATCTAAAAATATTGAAAGATATAGAACTTTAATCGCTAGATTAGGTTTAAGAAAATAA
- a CDS encoding bifunctional riboflavin kinase/FAD synthetase: MKIIRTLEEIREFKNNTGIALGTFDGFHIGHQKVILNLMKEAKDKSLETVLFTFKNHPREIINRSLVVPNIITFEEKIKIASDMGIDYLIIIDFDNEFMNIDPRRFIEEILIKKLKVKLLSVGYNYKFGKNASGDVRLLKLYNSFFESIVIEAVYYKELNVSSTLIRKLIKEGNVERVNHLLGREYKLQGEVVVGKKVGRKLGFPTANLEVDNSMCKLKAGVYITKTFINDVEYKSVTNVGVNPTFNQTNFNVETYILDFDKNVYGENIEVSFLKYIRGEIKFSSIDLLIDEIKKDVIYAKEYFEK; encoded by the coding sequence ATGAAAATAATAAGAACATTAGAAGAAATTAGGGAGTTTAAAAATAACACTGGAATTGCTTTAGGAACTTTTGATGGATTTCATATTGGACATCAAAAGGTGATTTTAAATTTAATGAAAGAAGCAAAAGACAAATCACTAGAAACAGTGTTATTTACATTTAAAAATCATCCAAGAGAAATAATAAATAGATCATTAGTTGTTCCAAATATTATTACATTTGAAGAAAAAATTAAAATAGCAAGTGATATGGGCATAGATTATTTAATTATTATTGACTTTGATAATGAATTTATGAATATAGACCCGAGGCGTTTTATAGAAGAAATTTTAATCAAAAAATTAAAAGTAAAATTACTTTCCGTTGGATATAACTATAAATTTGGGAAAAATGCTAGTGGAGACGTAAGACTTCTCAAACTTTACAATTCTTTTTTTGAATCAATTGTTATTGAAGCGGTTTATTATAAAGAACTTAATGTAAGTAGCACACTTATAAGAAAATTAATTAAAGAGGGAAATGTTGAAAGAGTAAATCATCTTTTAGGTCGTGAATATAAACTTCAAGGTGAAGTTGTTGTAGGGAAAAAAGTTGGTAGAAAATTAGGATTTCCAACAGCTAATTTAGAAGTTGACAATAGCATGTGTAAATTAAAAGCAGGAGTTTATATTACTAAAACATTTATCAATGACGTAGAATATAAAAGTGTGACTAATGTAGGTGTTAACCCGACTTTTAACCAAACAAATTTTAACGTTGAAACATATATACTAGATTTTGATAAGAATGTATACGGAGAGAATATTGAAGTTTCATTTTTGAAATATATTAGAGGTGAAATTAAGTTTTCTTCAATAGATTTACTAATTGATGAAATCAAAAAAGATGTTATTTACGCAAAAGAATATTTTGAAAAATAA
- the truB gene encoding tRNA pseudouridine(55) synthase TruB, with amino-acid sequence MKDGVINFYKPQNMTSHDVVAIVRKKLKIKRVGHTGTLDPMAEGVLPICIGRATKIAEYLVQDKKKYRCEISLGITTDTQDKWGKELIKRDVNVTSVEMTSCIKSFIGEIEQIPPMYSALKHKGKKLYELAREGITVERKPRKRTIFNIDIISIDEKTASFDVECSKGTYIRTLCYDIGEKLGCGAHMSALTRISSGNFTIENVVTIEAFKEMTYEQIDKLIVTADNAVSNFKKIYIKNEVLKQVLNGVKFNLLDFQINNNENSKYIESEKVLVYDSKKFLGIANYRLSDNSLKMDKLFFIGD; translated from the coding sequence ATGAAAGATGGAGTAATCAATTTTTATAAACCACAAAATATGACATCTCATGATGTTGTAGCAATAGTAAGAAAAAAATTAAAAATTAAGCGAGTAGGTCATACAGGAACACTAGATCCTATGGCTGAGGGTGTTCTTCCCATATGTATTGGTAGAGCAACTAAAATTGCTGAATATTTAGTTCAAGATAAGAAAAAATATAGGTGCGAAATTTCGCTTGGAATTACAACGGATACTCAGGATAAATGGGGTAAAGAATTAATAAAAAGAGATGTTAATGTTACATCTGTTGAAATGACTTCTTGCATCAAAAGTTTTATTGGTGAGATTGAGCAAATACCACCAATGTACTCTGCTTTAAAGCATAAAGGTAAAAAACTTTATGAATTAGCTAGAGAGGGAATAACTGTTGAAAGGAAACCTAGAAAGCGCACAATATTTAATATTGATATTATAAGTATTGATGAAAAAACAGCAAGTTTTGATGTTGAATGTTCAAAAGGAACTTATATTCGTACTTTATGTTATGATATTGGTGAAAAACTTGGATGTGGAGCTCATATGTCGGCTCTTACAAGGATTTCTAGTGGTAATTTTACTATTGAAAATGTAGTGACTATTGAAGCTTTTAAAGAAATGACATATGAACAAATAGATAAATTAATTGTTACTGCAGATAATGCAGTTTCTAATTTTAAAAAAATTTATATTAAAAATGAAGTGTTAAAACAGGTACTAAATGGCGTAAAATTTAATTTGCTAGATTTTCAGATAAATAATAATGAAAATTCAAAGTATATTGAGTCAGAAAAAGTTCTTGTTTACGATTCAAAGAAATTTCTAGGAATTGCAAACTACCGTTTAAGCGATAATAGTTTAAAAATGGATAAACTTTTTTTTATAGGTGACTAA
- a CDS encoding DHH family phosphoesterase, with protein MKNKNYGNLFNADKTYIVLPHIFPDGDTIGSSIALYNFLKTISKDVYIVLNDDIPKEIEFLNQNNIISSEKFKSLNIKDYTVITIDSSDLTRIADRMFVFDEASYKYNIDHHITNENFADENLVDTDVSSTGEIIFEILKDSNYNFSENIGTLNALYSAISTDTGSFKYSNTTSSTHRIVAELIEDGLDVNYVNVELYQNTPLSKIETLNLMLESLLFKFDNKVAISSITIDRMKTKNLKEVSSDGMVEFLRNIEGVEVAVFLREIEKKIYKVSLRSKHDINVSKIALKFGGGGHVKAAGCKISGTLSEVTFKLIEEIRNEIESESESEV; from the coding sequence ATGAAAAATAAAAATTATGGTAATTTATTTAATGCGGACAAGACTTATATAGTCTTGCCGCATATTTTTCCAGATGGAGATACAATTGGTTCTTCAATTGCATTATATAATTTTTTAAAAACAATTTCTAAAGATGTATACATAGTTTTAAATGATGATATTCCAAAAGAAATCGAGTTTTTAAATCAAAATAATATAATTAGTAGTGAAAAGTTTAAGTCTTTAAATATTAAAGATTATACAGTTATAACAATTGATTCGTCCGATTTAACAAGAATTGCAGATAGGATGTTTGTGTTTGATGAAGCAAGCTATAAATATAATATTGATCACCATATAACAAATGAAAATTTTGCTGATGAAAATTTAGTTGATACTGATGTATCTTCAACTGGAGAGATTATTTTTGAAATATTAAAAGATTCAAATTATAATTTTAGTGAAAACATTGGGACTTTAAATGCCTTGTATTCCGCAATTAGTACAGATACAGGATCTTTTAAATACTCTAATACAACATCTTCAACTCATAGAATTGTTGCGGAATTAATTGAAGATGGATTAGATGTAAATTATGTAAACGTTGAATTATATCAAAATACACCACTTAGCAAAATAGAAACACTAAATTTAATGCTAGAGTCACTTTTATTTAAATTTGACAATAAAGTAGCCATTAGTTCAATAACTATTGATAGAATGAAAACAAAAAATCTTAAAGAAGTTAGTTCTGATGGAATGGTAGAGTTTTTAAGAAATATTGAAGGTGTTGAAGTTGCGGTATTTTTACGTGAAATTGAAAAAAAGATTTATAAGGTTAGTTTAAGATCAAAACACGATATAAACGTAAGCAAAATAGCTCTTAAATTTGGTGGTGGAGGGCATGTTAAAGCTGCAGGTTGTAAAATATCTGGTACTTTGAGCGAAGTTACATTCAAACTAATTGAAGAAATTAGAAACGAAATTGAAAGCGAAAGTGAAAGTGAAGTGTAA
- the rbfA gene encoding 30S ribosome-binding factor RbfA, whose product MGLDRSKRISEEIKKIVSKIIMNGLKDPRISKLTSITHVEVTRDLRFANIFISVYDPNVEDDNTIEGLNSAKGYIRKEIGKELKLHYTPEPIFKKDDSIQNGMHINDILSKLSNSNEDKNKDDDEDEK is encoded by the coding sequence ATGGGCTTAGATAGAAGTAAAAGGATATCTGAAGAAATAAAAAAAATTGTTAGTAAGATAATAATGAATGGATTAAAAGATCCTAGAATTTCAAAACTTACGAGCATAACTCATGTTGAAGTAACAAGAGATTTAAGATTTGCTAATATTTTTATTAGTGTATATGATCCAAACGTTGAAGATGATAACACAATAGAAGGACTAAATAGCGCAAAAGGATATATAAGAAAAGAAATTGGTAAAGAATTAAAACTTCATTATACTCCTGAGCCAATTTTCAAGAAAGATGATTCTATACAAAATGGAATGCATATTAATGATATTTTAAGTAAATTATCTAATAGTAATGAAGATAAGAACAAGGACGATGATGAAGATGAAAAATAA
- the infB gene encoding translation initiation factor IF-2 → MSKIRVYQLAKKMEISSKELIDKLLELGIDVHNHMSSIEDGDALIVEEYLAEDKVQDEEVVEEIDKNDKSKESLVDTFNALEDQEDVVSERKANKKNRKKKKNAGNKRSKFKGENELVESTNSEEIMIGDTILVSDFASKLNKSPAEIIMKLMNLGVMATLNQDIDFAVAKTLAEDYGVEINQEVRIDAAERFDLDFEDDPKDLLPRAPIVTVMGHVDHGKTSLLDAIRDTAVTTGEAGGITQHIGASEAIINDQKIVFLDTPGHEAFTSLRARGTKVTDIAILVVAADDGVMPQTIEAIDHAKAAGVPIIIAINKIDKPNANQDRVKQELSEKGVLIEEWGGDVISVPVSAKNREGIEQLLEMVLLVSEMLELKANPNRKAVGTIIEAKTDVGKGTVATVLVEKGTLNIGDPVVVGSTYGRVRAMYNFKGKKIKLAGPATAVEVTGLNDIPQAGDRFYVANDDKQARLIAEKRQIELREENLNETKHISLEDLFDKIKEGELKELNIIIKADVHGSIEALKGSLLKLSNEEVKVNIIHANIGTITESDILLASASNAIILGFNVRPSSAVQRKAEKEKVNYKTYQIIYEAIKDVQEALTGMLDPVFREVVLGKIQVRETFKVPNIGVICGGYVLEGKVVRNANVRIVRDGIIIHDGKISSLRRFKDDVKEVATGYECGIGIEKYNDIKINDEIEAYIIEEIPRK, encoded by the coding sequence TTGTCAAAAATCAGAGTATACCAGTTAGCGAAAAAAATGGAAATTTCTAGCAAAGAATTGATAGATAAATTATTGGAACTTGGAATAGATGTACATAATCATATGTCTTCAATTGAAGATGGAGACGCTTTGATTGTAGAAGAGTATTTAGCAGAAGATAAAGTGCAGGATGAAGAAGTCGTAGAAGAGATTGACAAAAATGATAAAAGTAAAGAAAGTTTAGTTGATACTTTTAATGCACTTGAAGATCAAGAAGATGTAGTTAGTGAAAGAAAAGCAAATAAAAAAAATAGAAAAAAGAAAAAAAATGCTGGAAATAAAAGAAGTAAATTTAAAGGTGAAAACGAATTAGTTGAATCGACAAATTCTGAAGAAATTATGATTGGTGACACAATTTTAGTATCAGATTTTGCTAGTAAGTTAAATAAAAGTCCAGCAGAAATAATAATGAAACTTATGAACTTAGGGGTTATGGCAACATTAAATCAGGATATTGACTTTGCAGTTGCTAAAACTTTAGCAGAAGATTATGGTGTTGAGATTAATCAAGAAGTAAGAATAGATGCAGCTGAAAGATTTGATTTAGATTTTGAAGATGATCCTAAAGATTTACTTCCAAGAGCACCAATTGTAACAGTAATGGGACATGTTGATCATGGTAAAACTTCATTACTTGATGCTATACGTGATACAGCAGTTACAACTGGCGAAGCAGGTGGAATTACTCAACATATTGGAGCATCTGAAGCTATAATTAATGATCAAAAAATTGTATTCTTAGATACACCTGGCCATGAGGCATTTACTTCTTTAAGAGCTAGAGGTACTAAAGTAACGGACATTGCTATTTTAGTTGTTGCAGCTGATGATGGTGTTATGCCACAAACCATTGAAGCGATTGATCACGCAAAGGCAGCTGGAGTTCCAATTATTATTGCAATTAATAAAATAGATAAGCCAAATGCAAATCAAGATAGAGTTAAACAAGAACTTTCTGAAAAGGGTGTCCTTATTGAAGAATGGGGTGGAGACGTAATTAGCGTTCCTGTTTCGGCTAAAAATAGAGAAGGAATCGAACAGCTTCTTGAAATGGTTCTTTTAGTTTCTGAAATGTTGGAGCTTAAAGCTAATCCAAATAGGAAAGCAGTTGGTACAATTATTGAAGCTAAAACTGATGTAGGTAAAGGAACTGTTGCAACGGTTCTTGTAGAAAAAGGAACTTTAAATATTGGAGATCCTGTAGTTGTAGGATCTACTTATGGTAGAGTGCGTGCGATGTATAATTTTAAAGGTAAAAAAATTAAATTAGCTGGACCTGCCACTGCTGTTGAAGTAACTGGATTAAACGATATTCCTCAAGCTGGAGATAGATTCTATGTAGCAAACGATGATAAGCAAGCTAGACTTATTGCAGAAAAAAGACAAATCGAATTAAGAGAAGAAAACCTTAATGAAACAAAGCATATTTCACTTGAAGATTTATTTGATAAAATAAAAGAAGGTGAATTAAAAGAATTAAATATTATTATAAAAGCTGATGTTCATGGTTCTATAGAAGCTCTTAAAGGTTCATTGCTTAAATTATCAAATGAAGAAGTAAAAGTTAATATTATTCATGCAAATATTGGTACAATAACTGAATCGGATATTTTACTTGCTTCAGCATCAAATGCAATAATATTAGGATTCAACGTTAGACCAAGTTCTGCTGTTCAGAGAAAGGCAGAAAAAGAAAAAGTAAACTATAAAACATATCAAATTATATATGAAGCAATTAAAGATGTTCAGGAAGCACTTACAGGTATGTTAGATCCTGTATTTAGAGAAGTTGTACTTGGTAAAATTCAAGTTAGAGAGACATTTAAAGTTCCAAATATTGGAGTTATTTGTGGTGGCTATGTGCTTGAAGGAAAAGTTGTAAGAAATGCAAATGTTAGAATAGTTAGAGATGGAATCATAATTCATGACGGTAAAATTTCTTCGCTTAGAAGATTCAAAGATGATGTAAAAGAAGTTGCTACAGGTTACGAATGTGGTATAGGTATTGAAAAGTATAATGATATTAAAATCAATGATGAAATTGAAGCTTACATTATAGAAGAAATTCCTAGAAAATAA